Proteins encoded together in one Undibacterium sp. CCC3.4 window:
- a CDS encoding transposase: MSENKRKIFSGAQKAKLAVEAIKGEKTVNQIAQEFGVHPTQVSQWKKELLENAGSLFEAKRAPKPASGQHTERPRPSLCQNWATETILNSLNNCLDLGGHCTGRIGNYRARPESRIFSIFVSAALNPWA, translated from the coding sequence ATGAGTGAAAATAAGAGAAAAATATTTAGCGGCGCACAAAAAGCCAAGCTAGCAGTTGAGGCAATCAAAGGCGAAAAGACGGTCAATCAGATCGCCCAAGAGTTCGGCGTGCATCCGACGCAGGTCAGCCAGTGGAAGAAAGAATTACTGGAAAATGCAGGCAGTCTGTTTGAAGCTAAACGCGCTCCGAAACCAGCCAGCGGCCAGCACACAGAACGACCCAGACCGTCTCTGTGCCAAAATTGGGCAACTGAAACTATCTTAAACTCTTTGAATAATTGTCTGGACTTAGGAGGCCACTGTACGGGTCGCATTGGGAATTATCGTGCCCGTCCCGAATCACGCATTTTTTCAATATTTGTTTCAGCAGCCTTGAATCCGTGGGCGTAG
- a CDS encoding IS3 family transposase (programmed frameshift): MSENKRKIFSGAQKAKVAVEAIKGEKTINQIAQEFGVHPTQVSQWKKELLENAGSLFEGKRGPKPASTQNDPDRLYAKIGQLNMELDWLKKKFRDQPVTERLQWVEPLSALSIATQCRLVSVTRSVVYDKKKRLQEEINPFDSLLLQLLDEEYTRHPFYGTRRMTHYLRDCGHAVNRKRVQRLMQQLGLAGMAPGPNTSKAHPQNKIYPYLLRGIDVTRPNMVWSTDITFIRLPRGFVYLVAIVDWYSRKVLSWRLSNTMDAGFCVDCLEEAIKWYGTPEIFNTDQGAQFTSQAFTGLLLRNGIKISMDGRGRALDNIFVERLWRSVKYEEVYLKKHESMPELVIGLANYFMFYNAERKHQSLGYQTPETVYRSGVGGGAKIVNKFGTELPDSKMIEKKSTVVM; encoded by the exons ATGAGTGAAAATAAGAGAAAAATATTTAGCGGCGCACAAAAAGCCAAGGTAGCAGTTGAGGCAATCAAAGGCGAAAAGACGATCAATCAGATCGCCCAAGAGTTCGGGGTGCATCCGACGCAGGTTAGCCAGTGGAAGAAAGAATTACTGGAAAATGCAGGCAGTCTGTTTGAAGGTAAGCGCGGTCCGAAACCGGCCAGCACACAGAACGACCCAGACCGTCTCTATGCCAAAATTGGGCAACTGAATATGGAACTCGATTGGCTTAAAAAAAAGT TCAGGGATCAGCCTGTAACGGAACGATTGCAGTGGGTAGAGCCGCTCTCTGCCCTTTCAATCGCCACACAATGCCGTCTCGTTTCAGTCACGCGCTCGGTCGTGTACGACAAGAAAAAGCGCTTGCAAGAAGAGATCAATCCGTTTGATAGTTTGCTGTTGCAATTGCTTGACGAGGAATACACCAGACATCCATTTTACGGCACGCGACGCATGACGCATTACTTGCGAGACTGTGGCCATGCAGTGAACCGCAAGCGCGTACAGAGGCTGATGCAGCAACTGGGATTGGCAGGTATGGCCCCAGGCCCCAACACCAGTAAAGCGCATCCGCAGAACAAGATTTACCCGTACTTACTGAGAGGTATCGATGTCACTCGACCAAATATGGTCTGGAGTACAGACATCACATTCATCAGGCTGCCGCGGGGTTTTGTGTATCTGGTGGCGATCGTTGACTGGTATAGCCGGAAGGTGCTGTCTTGGCGGTTGTCGAACACGATGGATGCGGGGTTTTGCGTGGACTGCTTGGAAGAAGCCATAAAATGGTATGGAACGCCGGAGATTTTTAATACCGATCAGGGTGCGCAGTTTACCAGCCAGGCCTTTACTGGGCTGCTGCTTAGAAACGGCATCAAAATCAGTATGGACGGTCGCGGTCGGGCGTTGGATAATATTTTTGTTGAGCGTCTATGGCGCAGTGTGAAATATGAAGAAGTGTATTTGAAAAAGCATGAAAGTATGCCGGAGTTGGTGATCGGCTTGGCGAACTATTTTATGTTCTACAACGCTGAACGTAAACATCAATCATTGGGTTATCAAACGCCGGAAACCGTGTATCGATCAGGCGTGGGCGGCGGTGCCAAGATCGTAAACAAATTTGGTACTGAACTGCCTGATTCAAAAATGATAGAAAAGAAAAGCACGGTAGTGATGTAG
- a CDS encoding ATP-binding protein has translation MQPRIELAHLHEFEREAQHSIRADYQIRDFGLDGERSWRRAAPRPFYYPVTFMEPPIASASPVLGLDVYADKKLQLAIDESVMTQKIIASAPFNLVEGGRGYILFKALFNTSSPSADYFTRQQQATRLVSLLISAKNLLHADELPPSNMTMRLFHKQYQPDDVSGQIYALNEMKKSSVERHLLPLFTYEHAIPSEFQPFLFETQRQIGWEVFRLSGLVVSACVTLLLTLLGAMAFNWRRMQQEETRLANELLYRERDRAFVTLRSITDAVMTLNSDGVVEYVNPAAEAILQKKLADIQGKQVTAVMALRYELSTSKIVDPFSQCIADQRVVDLPDNAVIQDNDGQRKLIEGNVSPLFGSQQEFIGAVVAFRDMGPIRKKALEAIEASEKRLRQHQVELAHVARLNTMGEMAAGIAHEINQPLAAILSYNQACIRMLQSDDANDDEIIQAMKSSALQSKRAAEIITRLRAFVSKKSSKTAPVDLNQVIHNVLSLSEHHLKDFQVITETELMYGLPVVTADPIGMEQVVLNLVRNGMEAMQEFPTDARIIHIQTAVQESRVVLTVRDGGAGIPAEVLPHLFDPFLTTKDNGMGLGLTISYSIVESYGGTLSAKNLPHGGAEFSFSLAIRYPNIVDLDLSERE, from the coding sequence ATGCAACCGCGTATCGAACTGGCGCATTTGCATGAATTTGAAAGGGAGGCTCAGCACTCGATTCGTGCCGATTATCAGATTCGGGACTTTGGTTTAGATGGCGAGCGCAGTTGGCGCAGAGCCGCACCGCGTCCATTTTATTATCCGGTCACCTTTATGGAACCGCCCATTGCATCGGCCTCTCCGGTTTTAGGATTGGATGTCTATGCGGATAAGAAGCTGCAATTGGCGATTGATGAGAGTGTGATGACGCAAAAAATCATTGCATCAGCACCGTTTAATCTGGTCGAAGGTGGGCGCGGATATATTTTATTTAAAGCCTTGTTCAATACGTCGTCACCATCAGCTGATTATTTCACTCGGCAACAGCAGGCGACCCGTTTAGTGTCTCTGCTGATCAGTGCTAAGAATTTACTTCATGCAGATGAATTGCCGCCATCGAATATGACAATGCGGCTTTTTCACAAACAGTATCAGCCTGACGACGTAAGCGGACAGATTTACGCGTTAAATGAAATGAAGAAGTCATCGGTTGAACGGCATCTCTTACCGCTATTCACCTACGAACATGCTATTCCTAGCGAATTCCAACCGTTTTTATTTGAAACACAAAGGCAGATCGGCTGGGAAGTGTTTCGACTCTCCGGCTTGGTGGTTTCTGCCTGTGTGACCTTGTTGCTGACATTGTTAGGTGCGATGGCATTCAATTGGCGGCGCATGCAGCAAGAGGAAACGCGGCTGGCGAATGAATTATTGTATCGGGAACGGGACCGCGCTTTTGTCACGTTACGATCTATTACTGATGCGGTGATGACGCTCAATTCTGATGGTGTTGTCGAATACGTCAATCCTGCGGCAGAAGCCATTCTTCAGAAAAAACTTGCGGACATCCAAGGAAAACAAGTAACTGCGGTAATGGCCTTGAGGTATGAACTTTCCACTTCAAAAATAGTAGACCCATTTTCTCAATGTATTGCTGATCAACGTGTCGTCGATCTTCCAGATAATGCGGTGATACAGGATAACGATGGACAGCGCAAACTGATTGAAGGGAACGTATCGCCCTTGTTTGGCAGTCAGCAGGAGTTTATCGGCGCAGTGGTTGCATTTAGAGATATGGGGCCAATACGCAAGAAAGCGCTTGAGGCCATCGAAGCTAGTGAGAAACGCTTGCGTCAGCACCAAGTAGAATTAGCTCACGTCGCTCGTTTGAATACGATGGGTGAAATGGCAGCAGGGATTGCGCACGAAATCAATCAACCATTGGCAGCTATTCTGAGCTACAACCAAGCCTGCATTCGTATGCTGCAATCTGACGATGCGAATGATGATGAAATTATTCAGGCAATGAAATCCTCTGCGTTGCAATCAAAGAGAGCTGCCGAGATTATTACGCGCCTACGTGCATTCGTCAGTAAGAAATCATCAAAGACAGCCCCTGTCGATTTGAATCAAGTGATACATAACGTCCTATCTCTGAGCGAGCATCATTTGAAAGATTTTCAGGTGATTACTGAAACCGAACTGATGTATGGCTTGCCAGTTGTCACGGCTGATCCGATAGGTATGGAGCAAGTGGTTTTGAATCTGGTCAGGAATGGCATGGAAGCGATGCAGGAGTTTCCAACTGATGCCAGAATCATCCACATACAAACCGCCGTCCAAGAAAGCAGAGTCGTGCTGACGGTTCGAGATGGCGGCGCAGGTATTCCAGCAGAGGTGCTCCCGCATCTGTTTGATCCCTTCCTTACAACCAAAGATAACGGCATGGGATTGGGACTCACTATTAGTTACTCCATTGTCGAATCTTATGGCGGAACACTATCTGCAAAAAACTTACCGCATGGCGGCGCTGAGTTTAGTTTCTCCTTAGCGATTCGTTATCCGAATATTGTTGACCTCGATTTATCTGAAAGAGAATGA
- a CDS encoding response regulator transcription factor yields the protein MLEPVVFLVDDDLAVRDSLSLLIKSVGLNVIAYEHPQAFLDDYDASQVGCLILDIRMPGISGLTIQDILKQKGYVIPIIFITGHGDIAQCTRAFKAGAVDFLTKPVDEQSLIDSLQMAIKSSIELHRQSKLNADVYEKISRLSERENQVLHLLVEGMPNKVIADRLKVSTRTVESHRAKLFEKLEVSSLAECVRIQLSAAKSI from the coding sequence ATGTTAGAACCTGTCGTATTTTTAGTAGATGACGACCTCGCTGTTCGCGACTCGCTCAGCTTATTGATTAAATCAGTCGGCCTAAATGTGATTGCGTATGAACATCCGCAGGCATTCTTAGATGACTACGATGCGAGCCAAGTGGGGTGCTTGATATTAGACATCCGTATGCCAGGTATCAGTGGCTTGACGATACAAGACATACTCAAACAAAAAGGGTATGTGATTCCCATCATTTTTATTACCGGCCATGGTGATATTGCGCAATGTACACGTGCATTCAAGGCTGGTGCAGTTGATTTCTTGACTAAACCAGTAGATGAACAATCGTTGATTGATAGTCTGCAAATGGCGATCAAGTCGAGTATTGAGTTGCATCGTCAATCAAAACTGAATGCCGATGTGTATGAAAAAATCAGCCGCTTGTCAGAGCGCGAAAATCAAGTGTTGCACTTGCTTGTGGAAGGTATGCCGAACAAGGTCATTGCAGACAGGTTAAAGGTCAGTACAAGAACGGTCGAGTCCCATCGTGCCAAGCTCTTTGAAAAACTGGAAGTGAGTTCGCTGGCGGAATGCGTCAGGATTCAGTTGAGTGCGGCCAAATCGATTTGA
- a CDS encoding HEPN domain-containing protein: MNANWKKNTKPDVVLKRIEESKNVSVDGKVSFSGFGFFDAKATLDGMVDFKDKSHSIEIEGVIWTAISNVAKKQVLEKQSVIEEINRLIKEERKTKETEFHVLTTISLGKPFPLKTINTEGCKITFLNNFFPKRYESRNSVIRNKFDFSDDTPDSYSKIIVSVKSKSIKGAATKALYVIDIQRAIWSLLANSSTSLFGDEWKPINKIRMGRVHTVHQINGAVADEQFWYEPNFAKVDLFVADDFAGFKKFYKRIFTKLNQIPYSYELRDALVRFVRALDERDQNVSLIKLWGALESITCQGDAKYDLIVRRCSFLFKDSEYHQQVLEHLRDFRNRSVHAGDQNENAKFRCYQLKFYFEQLIFFHLRNTGTFKTLNEANLFLDSPRDMTDLINKKRLIERAIKFLL, from the coding sequence ATGAATGCAAACTGGAAAAAAAATACGAAACCAGACGTTGTTCTTAAAAGAATCGAAGAATCAAAGAATGTGTCTGTTGACGGAAAGGTTTCATTTTCTGGCTTCGGATTTTTTGATGCAAAGGCAACCCTCGATGGAATGGTTGATTTTAAGGATAAATCACATTCAATTGAAATAGAAGGCGTTATTTGGACAGCTATCAGTAACGTCGCTAAAAAACAGGTACTTGAGAAGCAGAGCGTAATTGAAGAAATTAATCGTTTAATTAAGGAGGAGCGAAAGACAAAGGAAACAGAGTTTCATGTTTTAACAACAATTTCGCTCGGTAAGCCATTTCCGTTAAAAACAATCAATACTGAAGGCTGCAAGATTACTTTCTTAAATAATTTTTTTCCAAAAAGGTATGAATCGAGGAATTCTGTAATTAGAAATAAATTTGATTTTTCTGACGATACACCTGATAGCTATAGCAAAATTATTGTATCGGTAAAGTCAAAATCTATTAAAGGAGCTGCAACCAAGGCTTTGTATGTGATTGATATTCAACGAGCGATATGGTCACTACTTGCAAATTCAAGTACGTCGCTTTTTGGAGATGAATGGAAGCCAATAAATAAGATACGAATGGGGCGTGTTCATACAGTCCACCAAATCAATGGGGCAGTCGCTGATGAACAATTTTGGTATGAACCGAACTTTGCAAAAGTAGATTTGTTTGTAGCGGATGATTTTGCAGGTTTTAAAAAGTTTTACAAACGAATTTTTACCAAGTTAAATCAAATTCCATATTCTTATGAATTACGCGATGCATTGGTTCGATTTGTCCGAGCTTTAGATGAACGAGATCAGAACGTTAGCCTAATAAAGCTGTGGGGTGCACTAGAGTCCATCACATGCCAAGGTGATGCTAAATACGATTTAATAGTACGTCGATGTTCATTTCTGTTTAAAGATTCTGAATATCACCAACAAGTACTAGAGCATTTGCGGGATTTTAGAAACAGAAGCGTTCATGCCGGAGACCAGAATGAGAATGCAAAGTTTAGGTGCTACCAACTAAAGTTCTACTTTGAACAACTTATCTTTTTCCATCTACGAAATACGGGGACTTTTAAAACTTTGAACGAAGCAAATCTTTTCCTTGATTCGCCAAGAGATATGACTGACTTAATCAATAAAAAACGGTTGATCGAACGTGCAATAAAGTTTTTGTTATAA
- a CDS encoding IS3 family transposase (programmed frameshift), which yields MRMYSPERKEAAQRRMMPPENMPISALARETGITEQTLYTWRRQLKNQGIVVPGNGKNSAQWSSEDKFAVVLETATMSMAEQAEYCRRKGLFLEQIKEWRQACIGANANAAEAAKSQREQSKGDQKRIRALEKELNRKEKALAEVAALLVLRKKAPRRSGGQIGRLISIPDRLLCVELIREAVASGSRLNCACRELDICVCTFQRWVCDGDAAVVADRRTTNVRAAPANKIKADEIVHILKVLNTAEFASLPPSQIVPTLADRGDYLASESTIYRILKANKMQHHRGRAKQPSTRVVTSHCATGPNQVWSWDITWLPAQIQGKYYYWYMILDVFSRKIVGHEVHEAESAELASMLIRRTSLAEGLAGRPLVLHSDNGSSMKGATMLATLENLGIAASFSRPRVSNDKPFAESLFHTCKYRPDYPTKPFDNVEAAQTWMLQFVRWYNQVHKHSGLKFVTPEQRHNGTAVKILQHRDSVYVEAKRRRPERWAQHTRNWTLHDHVWLNPERAQTEEMKQAA from the exons ATGCGCATGTACTCACCAGAACGAAAAGAAGCCGCTCAGCGGCGTATGATGCCCCCAGAAAATATGCCGATATCGGCACTCGCACGCGAAACAGGGATCACCGAACAAACGCTTTATACTTGGCGTCGTCAGCTTAAAAATCAGGGAATAGTCGTGCCAGGTAATGGAAAAAATAGTGCGCAATGGAGCTCAGAAGATAAATTCGCGGTCGTACTGGAAACAGCAACGATGAGCATGGCGGAACAGGCTGAGTATTGCCGCCGTAAAGGCCTGTTCCTTGAACAAATCAAAGAGTGGCGTCAAGCATGCATAGGCGCGAATGCGAACGCTGCAGAAGCCGCTAAAAGCCAGCGCGAGCAAAGCAAAGGCGATCAAAAACGTATCCGGGCCTTAGAGAAAGAATTGAATCGCAAGGAGAAAGCCTTAGCTGAAGTAGCCGCTTTGCTGGTCTTAAGAAAAAAAGC GCCCAGGCGATCTGGGGGGCAAATCGGAAGACTGATTAGTATCCCAGATCGCCTGTTATGTGTGGAATTGATTCGCGAAGCGGTCGCCTCCGGTTCTCGCCTCAATTGCGCTTGTAGGGAACTCGATATCTGCGTCTGTACCTTCCAACGATGGGTGTGTGATGGCGATGCCGCCGTCGTAGCCGACAGGCGTACTACCAACGTTCGAGCGGCACCGGCGAACAAGATAAAAGCCGACGAAATTGTCCATATTCTGAAGGTGTTGAATACGGCTGAGTTTGCTAGCCTTCCGCCAAGCCAGATCGTTCCTACCTTGGCAGATCGAGGCGACTATTTGGCCTCTGAATCGACGATTTACCGGATATTGAAAGCGAATAAAATGCAGCACCACCGTGGACGTGCGAAGCAACCATCAACTAGAGTCGTGACTAGTCATTGTGCGACAGGCCCCAACCAGGTTTGGTCTTGGGATATCACGTGGTTGCCTGCACAAATTCAGGGTAAATATTATTACTGGTACATGATCTTAGATGTGTTTAGCAGGAAGATCGTTGGGCATGAAGTGCATGAAGCTGAATCTGCTGAATTGGCATCGATGTTAATCCGTCGGACCAGTTTGGCAGAGGGATTGGCGGGGCGTCCATTGGTACTACACTCGGATAACGGCAGCTCGATGAAGGGAGCCACGATGCTTGCTACGTTGGAGAATTTAGGTATCGCCGCGTCCTTTAGTCGTCCGCGTGTTTCGAATGATAAGCCATTCGCAGAATCGCTCTTCCATACTTGCAAATATCGGCCCGATTATCCGACAAAGCCGTTCGACAATGTCGAGGCCGCGCAGACTTGGATGCTCCAGTTTGTTAGATGGTACAACCAAGTGCATAAGCACAGTGGATTGAAGTTTGTAACGCCGGAACAGCGGCATAACGGAACGGCTGTGAAAATATTGCAGCATCGGGATAGCGTCTATGTTGAGGCGAAACGTCGACGTCCCGAACGCTGGGCTCAACATACGAGAAACTGGACTTTACATGATCACGTTTGGCTCAACCCAGAACGGGCTCAAACGGAAGAAATGAAGCAGGCGGCTTGA
- a CDS encoding ATP-binding protein → MGIVQVTAKKDFLESITSSRPIAALAELIWNGFDAASNKVEVFLDINEMNGLESVRVRDYGDGITFSKVDKLFGSLGDSWKKAAVRQHGRSLHGKNGKGRFKAFSLGHKVEWATTFKENGKSHSYKIVGNSTSLDNFNVGKVVEVDTNVSGTEVTIHNVVSDFRSLKDETAQMSLAKIFAVFLTEYPETSIEYDGKNVDPNAVQHHREEYDLGEIGLNSGNRVRVSIVVIEWNIPTERVVHLCDASGISLFETPAGQQIRAPGFNFTAYIKSDHFRELDKLGQLALADLHDDVQVIVRAAKNKMKEHFRKRLASQHSQIVEKWKEEKIYPYEDNDNIDPVEFAERQVFDILAVNVQSYLPSFEDSDSKQKKFTFFLLAQAIRQNPDSVQFIIGEVLGLKKEAQDDLALLLEKTIVDPHIRTTV, encoded by the coding sequence ATGGGAATCGTCCAAGTAACCGCAAAAAAAGATTTTCTTGAATCAATAACATCTTCTCGTCCGATAGCGGCTTTGGCTGAATTAATTTGGAATGGATTTGATGCGGCCTCGAACAAAGTGGAGGTCTTCCTTGATATTAACGAAATGAATGGTCTTGAATCCGTTCGTGTACGAGATTACGGTGACGGTATAACGTTCTCTAAAGTCGACAAATTGTTTGGTAGTTTAGGCGACTCGTGGAAGAAAGCTGCTGTTCGCCAACATGGACGTTCATTACATGGAAAAAATGGAAAAGGCAGATTTAAGGCATTTTCTTTAGGCCATAAGGTTGAGTGGGCTACGACATTTAAAGAAAATGGGAAATCGCACTCATACAAAATTGTTGGCAATTCAACATCCCTTGATAATTTTAATGTTGGTAAAGTTGTAGAGGTCGATACGAATGTAAGTGGAACTGAAGTTACCATACACAATGTAGTTAGTGATTTTCGGTCACTAAAAGATGAAACTGCTCAAATGAGTTTGGCGAAAATATTTGCGGTGTTTCTTACTGAATATCCTGAAACCTCAATTGAGTATGATGGGAAAAATGTAGACCCTAATGCAGTTCAGCACCATCGAGAAGAGTATGACCTTGGCGAAATTGGACTTAATAGCGGTAATAGAGTACGTGTTTCGATAGTTGTTATTGAATGGAATATTCCTACTGAACGTGTTGTTCATTTGTGTGATGCGTCAGGAATCTCATTGTTTGAAACTCCTGCGGGTCAACAAATTCGTGCACCGGGCTTTAATTTTACTGCGTATATAAAATCTGATCATTTTCGTGAGTTAGATAAGTTGGGCCAATTGGCACTTGCAGATTTGCATGATGATGTTCAGGTTATTGTGCGTGCGGCAAAAAATAAAATGAAAGAGCACTTTAGAAAACGTTTGGCTTCTCAACATAGCCAGATTGTTGAAAAGTGGAAAGAAGAAAAAATTTATCCTTATGAAGACAACGATAATATTGATCCTGTCGAATTTGCAGAGCGACAGGTTTTCGATATTTTGGCTGTTAACGTACAAAGTTATTTACCTTCTTTTGAAGACTCTGATAGTAAACAAAAGAAGTTCACTTTCTTTTTGCTTGCCCAGGCAATTCGTCAAAATCCTGATTCCGTGCAATTTATTATCGGCGAAGTGCTTGGTTTAAAGAAAGAGGCTCAAGATGATCTAGCTTTACTGCTAGAAAAAACTATAGTGGATCCACATATCCGGACAACAGTTTAA
- a CDS encoding IS3 family transposase (programmed frameshift), translating to MSENKRKIFSGAQKAKVAVEAIKGEKTINQIAQEFGVHPTQVSQWKKELLENAGSLFEGKRGPKPASTQNDPDRLYAKIGQLNMELDWLKKKFRDQPVTVRLQWVEPLSALSIATQCRLVSVTRSVVYDKKKRLQEEINPFDSLLLQLLDEEYTRHPFYGTRRMTHYLRDCGHTVNRKRVQRLMQQLGLAGMAPGPNTSKAHPQNKIYPYLLRGIDVTRPNMVWSTDITFIRLPRGFVYLVAIVDWYSRKVLSWRLSNTMDAGFCVDCLEEAIKWYGTPEIFNTDQGAQFTSQAFTGLLLRNGIKISMDGRGRALDNIFVERLWRSVKYEEVYLKKHESMPELVIGLANYFMFYNAERKHQSLGYQTPETVYGSGVGGGAKIVNKFGTELPDSKKLEKKSTVVM from the exons ATGAGTGAAAATAAGAGAAAAATATTTAGCGGCGCACAAAAAGCCAAGGTGGCAGTTGAGGCGATCAAAGGCGAAAAGACGATCAATCAGATCGCCCAAGAGTTCGGGGTGCATCCGACGCAGGTCAGCCAGTGGAAGAAAGAATTACTGGAAAATGCAGGCAGTCTGTTTGAAGGTAAACGCGGTCCGAAACCGGCCAGCACACAGAACGACCCAGACCGTCTCTATGCCAAAATTGGGCAACTGAATATGGAACTCGATTGGCTTAAAAAAAAGT TCAGGGATCAGCCTGTAACGGTACGATTGCAGTGGGTAGAGCCGCTCTCTGCCCTTTCAATCGCCACACAATGCCGTCTCGTTTCAGTCACGCGCTCGGTCGTGTACGACAAGAAAAAGCGCTTGCAGGAAGAGATCAATCCGTTTGATAGTTTGCTGTTGCAATTGCTTGACGAGGAATACACCAGACATCCATTTTACGGCACGCGACGCATGACGCATTACTTGCGAGACTGTGGCCATACAGTGAACCGAAAGCGCGTACAGAGGCTGATGCAGCAACTGGGATTGGCAGGTATGGCCCCAGGCCCCAACACCAGTAAAGCGCATCCGCAGAACAAGATTTACCCGTACTTACTGAGAGGTATCGACGTCACTCGACCAAATATGGTCTGGAGTACAGACATCACATTCATCAGGCTGCCGCGGGGTTTTGTCTATCTGGTGGCGATCGTTGACTGGTACAGCCGGAAGGTGCTGTCCTGGCGGTTGTCGAACACGATGGATGCGGGGTTTTGCGTGGACTGCTTGGAAGAAGCCATAAAATGGTATGGAACGCCGGAGATTTTTAATACCGATCAGGGTGCGCAGTTTACCAGCCAGGCCTTTACTGGGCTGCTGCTTAGAAACGGCATCAAAATCAGTATGGACGGTCGCGGTCGGGCGCTGGATAATATTTTTGTTGAGCGCTTATGGCGCAGTGTGAAATATGAAGAAGTGTATTTGAAAAAGCATGAAAGTATGCCGGAATTGGTGATCGGCTTGGCGAACTATTTTATGTTCTACAACGCTGAGCGTAAACATCAATCATTGGGTTATCAAACGCCGGAAACCGTGTATGGCTCAGGCGTGGGCGGCGGTGCCAAGATCGTAAACAAATTTGGTACTGAACTGCCTGATTCAAAAAAGCTAGAAAAGAAAAGCACGGTAGTGATGTAG
- a CDS encoding PIN domain-containing protein, with product MSSEEYAEIRLRIAQKKISAITVDTTTFDDHGMRLDRGIFSQLKQFNRHPANLVISEVVLREIGRHLTKSITTKKERFGRDMSDAADFVGFDQKYLEEINTKFAELPSPQEICKLQI from the coding sequence ATGTCTTCAGAAGAATACGCAGAAATTAGGTTGCGAATTGCCCAAAAAAAGATTTCAGCAATTACCGTCGATACAACAACTTTTGATGATCACGGCATGCGTCTCGATCGAGGGATATTTTCTCAGCTAAAACAATTTAATCGGCATCCTGCAAATTTGGTTATTTCGGAAGTAGTTTTAAGGGAAATTGGTCGTCATCTGACAAAATCGATCACAACAAAAAAAGAACGATTTGGTCGTGATATGTCTGATGCGGCTGATTTTGTTGGATTTGATCAAAAGTACCTCGAAGAGATAAATACAAAATTTGCAGAACTGCCATCTCCGCAAGAAATTTGCAAATTGCAGATCTAA